A genomic segment from Corylus avellana chromosome ca5, CavTom2PMs-1.0 encodes:
- the LOC132183168 gene encoding cytokinin hydroxylase-like, with amino-acid sequence MDQFLELYSEAFNIAMVVLLLFLSWKILYSCWISPTQRYQKLRRNGFKGPTPSFPLGNSREMTKKKEEYSSLGSSKSPHDIHSMVFPYFAQWQESQGKVFIYWLGTEPFLYVADPEFLKKMSGEVMARSWGKPTVFKNDRDAMFGNGLVMTEGDDWVRHRHAITPAFHPSNLKVMASIMVDSTARMLDKWSTLINSGRPEIDIEREITTTAGEIIAKTSCGVSNESGRNVFHKLRELQITLFQTNRFVGVPFSKLLFPKKALEAKRLGKEIDRLFLSIITDRQKTIKEQPASNDLLGLLLQGSRVDGRPVKTLTPRELVDECKTFFFGGHETTALAITWTLLLLAVHQDWQHQLRDEIREVVKDKEIDVSKLAGLKKMGWVMNEVLRLYPSAPNVQRQARGDIQVDDLTIPNGTNMWIDVIAMHHDPALWGDDVNEFRPERFKEDGIYGGCKHKMGYVPFGFGGRMCIGRNLTFMEYKIVLTLILSKFSFTLSPTYIHSPSILLSLRPQYGLPLIVQPLQTN; translated from the exons atggaTCAGTTTCTTGAGCTTTATTCTGAAGCTTTTAACATAGCCATGGTGGTCCTGCTTCTCTTCCTGTCATGGAAAATATTGTATTCTTGTTGGATTTCACCAACTCAGCGATATCAGAAGCTTCGGAGAAATGGGTTTAAAGGCCCAACTCCAAGTTTTCCGCTGGGTAATAGTAGAGAGATGActaagaagaaagaagaatattcTTCTTTGGGATCTTCAAAGTCCCCCCATGATATTCACTCAATGGTTTTCCCCTACTTTGCACAATGGCAAGAGTCACAAG GAAAAGTATTCATCTACTGGCTAGGCACGGAGCCATTTTTATATGTAGCGGATCCTGAGTTCCTTAAGAAAATGTCTGGGGAGGTTATGGCAAGGAGCTGGGGGAAACCCACTGTATTCAAAAATGACAGAGACGCCATGTTTGGCAATGGTCTGGTTATGACTGAAGGCGATGACTGGGTTCGCCACCGCCACGCCATCACTCCGGCATTCCACCCCTCCAACTTGAag gttatGGCATCCATAATGGTGGACTCGACCGCTAGAATGCTTGATAAGTGGTCTACCCTCATCAACTCCGGCAGACCGGAGATTGACATTGAGAGGGAAATCACGACAACGGCTGGAGAGATCATTGCTAAGACAAGCTGCGGCGTAAGTAACGAAAGTGGCCGGAATGTTTTCCACAAATTAAGAGAGCTGCAAATTACTCTGTTCCAGACCAACCGCTTCGTGGGGGTCCCTTTTAGCAAATTATTATTCCCTAAGAAAGCCCTAGAGGCCAAAAGGCTTGGAAAAGAAATCGACCGGCTGTTTTTGTCAATCATAACCGACAGACAAAAAACGATTAAAGAACAACCTGCTTCTAACGACTTGCTAGGGTTATTGCTTCAAGGGAGCCGTGTCGACGGCCGGCCGGTGAAGACATTAACGCCACGGGAGCTCGTCGATGAGTGCAAGACTTTCTTCTTTGGAGGCCATGAGACGACAGCATTGGCAATCACGTGGACCTTGCTGCTTCTGGCTGTCCATCAAGATTGGCAACATCAGTTGAGAGATGAGATTAGAGAAGTTGTTAAAGATAAGGAGATTGATGTCAGCAAGCTTGCCGGACTAAAGAAG ATGGGATGGGTAATGAATGAGGTTCTTCGACTGTATCCATCAGCACCAAACGTACAAAGGCAAGCAAGAGGAGACATCCAAGTAGATGACCTAACAATTCCTAACGGTACCAACATGTGGATCGACGTGATCGCCATGCATCACGACCCGGCACTGTGGGGAGACGATGTGAATGAATTCCGGCCAGAGAGGTTCAAGGAAGACGGAATCTATGGCGGGTGCAAGCACAAGATGGGGTATGTGCCCTTTGGGTTTGGAGGGAGAATGTGTATCGGCAGGAACTTGACGTTCATGGAGTACAAGATTGTGTTAACCCTAATTCTCTCGAAGTTTTCCTTCACCCTCTCCCCAACTTATATTCATTCTCCTTCTATTTTGCTCTCTCTAAGGCCTCAGTATGGGCTGCCTCTCATAGTTCAACCTCTTCAGACCAACTAG